The uncultured Trichococcus sp. DNA segment CTTCCAACCCTTACGATGCAAAAGGTTTGCTGATCTCAGCTATCCGCGACAACGACCCAGTTGTCTTCTTGGAGCACATGAAATTGTACCGTTCATTCCGCGAGGAAGTTCCTGAAGAAGCGTATACTGTTCCTATCGGCAAAGCTGCCATCACAAAAGAAGGATCCGACGTGTCCGTCATCACTTACGGCGCAATGGTCCGCGAGGCAGTAAAAGCTGCAGAAACACTTGAAAAAGAAGGCATTTCGGTTGAAGTAATCGATTTGCGTACGGTTGCTCCACTTGATGTCGAAACGATCATAGCCTCTGTGCAAAAAACAGGCCGTGTCGTAGTCGTCCAAGAAGCACAGCGTCAAGCTGGTGTGGGCGCAATGGTCATGTCCGAAATTTCTGAACGTGCGGTGTTATCGTTAGAAGCCCCTATCGGACGTGTAGCCGCTCCGGATACTGTCTTCCCGTTTGGTCAAGCAGAAAACATTTGGTTACCGAATGCTACTGATATCGAGAATAAAGTAAGAGAAACTTATCATTTCTAAGAGCTGAAAGCTTGAACAAATACAATTCCATATCCCATAGAATTGTATTTGTTCGCTTTTGTGCGTCGGAAATCCAAAAATAGACAAGTGAAGGGAAGTTAGGAAAATGTCTTTTAAATTCAAGTTGCCTGCTCTAGGCGAAGGTATCATGGAAGGTGAAATCGTTTCTTGGTCAATAAAAGAAGGCGACACCATCAATGAAGATGACACATTATTAGAAGTGCAAAATGATAAATCAGTCGAAGAAATCCCATCCCCGGTAACCGGGAAAGTCCTGAAAATCGTTGCGCCGGTAGGCACGGTCGCAGTCATCGGTGATGTATTGGTGGAAATCGATGCTCCAGGTCATGAAGAGGAAGGTTCTGCGGCACCTGCAGCAGCGACAGCCTCAGCAGCAGCTGCAACAGCTTCAACAGGCGGACTGTTCCAGTTCAAATTGCCTGCTTTGGGCGAGGGTATCATGGAAGGCGAAATCGTTTCTTGGCCGATCAAAGAAGGCGATATGATC contains these protein-coding regions:
- a CDS encoding alpha-ketoacid dehydrogenase subunit beta, which gives rise to MAQLTMIQAITDALAIELANDPNVLIFGEDVGKNGGVFRATQGLQEQFGEDRVFDTPLAESGIGGLAFGLALEGFRPVPEIQFFGFVFEVMDTVVAQAARTRYRMAGTRNLPIVFRSPFGGGVHTPELHSDNLEGLMAQSPGLKVVIPSNPYDAKGLLISAIRDNDPVVFLEHMKLYRSFREEVPEEAYTVPIGKAAITKEGSDVSVITYGAMVREAVKAAETLEKEGISVEVIDLRTVAPLDVETIIASVQKTGRVVVVQEAQRQAGVGAMVMSEISERAVLSLEAPIGRVAAPDTVFPFGQAENIWLPNATDIENKVRETYHF